The DNA sequence CTTGTTGCTCGTCTCACATCTGTTCAAGCTCTTCTTGCCATTGCTGCGGTAAAAAAATGGTCTCTTAGTTAGATGGACATGAAGAATGCATTTCTTAAtggagatttgaaaaagaaggtCTATATGAAACCACCTCCGGGTTATCCTTGTCCTTCTAGCAAAGTATGTCTCCTTCGCAAGACACTTTATGGTCTTAAGCCAGCTCCTCGTGAATGGTTTGATAAGTTCAGCACCACTATTTGCAATCTCGGTTTCACTTACAGCCCTCATGAGAATGCACTTTTTATTCGTAAAAGTGAATGTGGagttgttcttctacttttgtaTATTGATGACATGATCATTACTGGAGATGATGTTGATGGTATCTCTGATCTTAAAGCCTCCCTTCACTGTACCTTTGAGATGAAATATCTTGGTTCTCTCAGCTATTTTCTTGGTCTCGAGGTCATATCCACAGATGATGGCATCTATCTCTCTCAGGCTAAGTATGCTTTAGATCTTCTTGGTTGCGCTGGGATTACTGATAGTCGCACTAAGTCTACTCTCTTTGAGCCTAATGTTCGATTTACCCCTATGGATGGTACTGTTTTGGATAATCCTACTCTTTATCGACAGTTAGTTGGAGGTCTCGTCTACTTAACTATCACCCGACCAGACATTGCCTATCCAGTTCATGTACTTAGCCAGTTCTTATCACCTCCTCGTACTACTCACTATGCGATAGTTCTTCGCATTCTTCGCTACATCAAAGGCACCCTATTTCATGGCCTTTATTTTTCTACACATTCATCTTTATCCATTCAAGCATACTCCGATGCTGATTGGGCTGATGATCCCAGTTATCGTCGCTCAACTACTGGTTTCTATTTGTTTCTTGGTGACGCTCTCATCTCTTGGCGTGCTAAGAAGCAAACGTTCACTGCTCGATCAAGCACAGAAACTGTGTACCGTGATTTCGTTGACACCACTACTGAGGTTGTCTCGATTTGTTCACGTCTCAAATATTTGGGTGCTCCTCAGTCATCCTCTACTAAAGTTTTTTGTGACAACCGCAGTTGTAATACCCTACCACAtagagctttacgcttaagccaTAAAACATAGGTGGTGTGGTTTTACGACctctaaaactaaaatataaatacgTACAAAAGTCGAAAGAATGTAGtatactaggagccttgaaTAATGGGTAAAGCCCTAGTTCTCCATAAACCTTTAAGAGGTACAAAATAACACAAGTATATATATGAGGAGAGTCTATACATATATAGCaaaagaaccaaaagtaaaactCCAAAATGAATCCACTTTGCTGTAGAAGCTCCAGACGCCTATcgaggtgcctctcgacctgcatctgaaaaacaacaacatagtataggatgagaactggaggttctcagcatggtaaaggtgccacgcaCATAAGATATAAGTTCCTGAGAATGCCAGAAGCAATCCTAGAatgccgacactcagattataaaacttaaagGACTAAAACAACAACTATAAAAGGGGTGGTTTTCTAAGGATTCCTAAACTTAACCAAATATTATCTAAAACCCTCAATTCTCTGCCTTTCCTCCAATCTTCCTACTCTGGTTAAACCACAAACAAATAAGCAGAAAAGTCAAGCACATATAGAAAGCATATATAACAAGTAGGCAGTTAGCCATTAACATGAATAAACAATTAAGCAAGTCAAGACAATGCACAAACAAGCAAATCAAACATatacatatgatgcatgcctgtcctacagctgatgatatcatctgtcggttatatagccaacctgacacgtcctggtagctaaccatggactgAAACACCCATGCAGAACAAGTgagtttgagctacaacccccttactactacccactTAACCtagagccagtggaataaccaccACTACGGCTACTACTCACGcaggtgtttaaaagctcaacctggaacaagtggaataaccactactgctgCTACTAACCAGGCGTTACAATCACTGACCTAGAGTAAGCGGGACAAACCACCatccttactactacccaggtatctcaaaaacatattcattcaatctaaatcaatcatcattattattattaaattttaaacatcgacctggagcaagtgggatgaACCACCATCcgtgctactgcccaggtatctcaagcatactTTCAATCATTCTtaatcaattatcaattattatCACATCTCAGACATagacccggagcaagtgggatgaaccaccatccttgctactacccaggtatcacattcattcattgtcATTTTCGTTATCATTTGAATTATTTCATATTCATTCAAAAATCCATAATTAAACTCGGTGTTCataattcttctccttcatctCATACCCAGAGCAAGTGGACAATGCCACTGCCTACTATACAGTCACATATATCTCATTTAATTACAAATCATCCTTACTCCATCACCCTCATCAAATTAAGTAGCCCCTTCTTCAACTCCAAGTTACTTCTCCTTCCTAACTTCATCTCATTACTAAGCATATCACTAAGGTCTAGGAGCTGAAAGAGTAAAAATAGACGTTTAGAGATTCGAATTTAGGTTTTAAAATATAAGTTTAAGTTTGCTGAAAACaggggtcacgcgtacgcgtgggcgacgcgtaTGCCTGGGCGACGCGTACGAGTGGGAGTACATTACTGAAAGGTCACACGCACGCGTGGGCGTAAAATCTTCTATGCTCGTGTACGCAAGCACCCTGCTCGTGTACGCGAGAAACCCAACCCGGATAGGTTGGTCGCGTCACGTACAGTTGTCGCGTACGCAAGTTATGCAGAACAGCAAAAATGCTTAATGCTGCAGAATTTTCAACTTTGCACTCCAAACTTCCGACGCATAtaactttttcattttaaaacatttttcatccgttcttcAAACGGCGTAAACTTCACGGATCcaattttcatatgaaataaGTTTGAAAGAATTTGGGGATTCAGAAGCAGAGTTATGGCTCACCGAATTTTGGCCAAAATCAGTTTTTTCACAAAGTTCCTCAAACCTGTATTTCCACCAAATTTATAACTCACTAACCACATTTACAAGCCATACCCTGAAATAAAACGCATCCTATCACAACCAACACAGCCCCACATCCTTTCATAATCAATCTCACCTCAATATAAACTACTTCATACCAAGATTCTCAATTATACCAACACATTTATCAATATATTAACATTCATATATCCATAACCCTCGTTCTCATTTGTCATCATTAAAATTATCATTCATCAATCATTTTTATCAACCACAACCGTATTCACATCATGAATCATTAATCTCATCAAACATCCACTACATTCATATCATTAACCTACATAACAATATTTTACATTCAACCAACACAACAGAACTCATAATCAATCTTCAACATTCACATACATATATCAATTCTCAAATTCATTGCACACATATACATATTAGTCCTCTAATCACCTCCATAACCAAACAGTCAATCcaaacttatcctatggtcatctagcctaagtttttacaagatattatatattatatacgaGAAACCAGAACCATACCTTAGCCAATTTTCACGTATAGCCCAAAGACACTCAAGGTCTCCGATCCTCAAAATTCCATAGCTCTAAGGTCACTCCGAACAAAATTCAGCCACAAAGATACTGACCGAAAGCATGGGTTTGGATTTTCACACTAGAAAATAGAATTTGtccgttgtaagtatagtccaaacccaaCAGTCAATCATCAATCAAATGTTTACAATTTCTAATTAACCGAGAGTacttaaacctcgggtcgtctttcctaggagttgcaatgaaatgtacaattattggctatgagagGGCGTGAGGAATTGGGAAAGCAAGAGAggcaaggaatgtaaataagcatgcaagaaattaaaggaaaagcaACTAAAGTGATAAAAGGGCAATAAATAGCAAAAAGGGCTCTTGGTGAGAATCAGGCAATTAGGGCTTGCTATCAAAGTTGTGGATCACAAACATGGTAATTGTGTGTGGATTAATCACAATTAGTCAACCCTACATCGAGAATAagtcaaaagggcataattaacctcaatccataagtcctagccaactcactaattaacttagtgaaagactagcgttagtggaaa is a window from the Arachis stenosperma cultivar V10309 chromosome 3, arast.V10309.gnm1.PFL2, whole genome shotgun sequence genome containing:
- the LOC130966903 gene encoding uncharacterized mitochondrial protein AtMg00810-like, which translates into the protein MDMKNAFLNGDLKKKVYMKPPPGYPCPSSKVCLLRKTLYGLKPAPREWFDKFSTTICNLGFTYSPHENALFIRKSECGVVLLLLYIDDMIITGDDVDGISDLKASLHCTFEMKYLGSLSYFLGLEVISTDDGIYLSQAKYALDLLGCAGITDSRTKSTLFEPNVRFTPMDGTVLDNPTLYRQLVGGLVYLTITRPDIAYPVHVLSQFLSPPRTTHYAIVLRILRYIKGTLFHGLYFSTHSSLSIQAYSDADWADDPSYRRSTTGFYLFLGDALISWRAKKQTFTARSSTETVYRDFVDTTTEVVSICSRLKYLGAPQSSSTKVFCDNRSCNTLPHRALRLSHKT